In one Mucilaginibacter sp. PAMB04168 genomic region, the following are encoded:
- a CDS encoding SOS response-associated peptidase family protein, protein MCYYNGQKVTRAESIRLKGIEKAIKKYNFLNVGVHNGFNYAPCAILIPSADGKDFDIVQAEWGYVPGFVKTRTEANIFRAKYTTLNFKSENLFVKEDGNRSMWADAAKNRRCLVLSTGIVESRHIPKIGKKGQELKEMIKYPYQITLKDHEYFFLPGLYNEWLDPETSQFVMTVAFGITDSNYVMSQIHNSKKRMPSILTEDLAWEWLMEKPSEERLLQITRTQIPSRLLDFCTVDRNYRTALEATPLEYPELSAIDTRYVDTEELQFNYWPADLEPVGQEQEEMVVVDETVRTYYPPSIKQGDLFS, encoded by the coding sequence ATGTGCTACTACAACGGACAAAAAGTTACCCGCGCCGAATCTATTCGGTTAAAAGGCATCGAGAAAGCGATCAAAAAATATAATTTTCTGAACGTCGGCGTACATAATGGTTTCAATTACGCACCTTGCGCGATCCTGATCCCCTCAGCCGATGGTAAAGATTTCGATATCGTACAGGCCGAATGGGGTTATGTACCCGGCTTTGTAAAGACCAGGACCGAAGCCAATATCTTCCGCGCGAAATACACCACGCTCAATTTTAAGTCGGAAAACCTTTTCGTGAAAGAGGATGGCAATCGCTCTATGTGGGCTGATGCCGCCAAGAACCGTCGTTGCCTGGTCTTATCAACCGGTATCGTCGAATCAAGACACATTCCCAAGATCGGTAAGAAAGGGCAGGAGCTAAAAGAAATGATCAAATATCCTTACCAGATCACTTTGAAAGATCATGAGTATTTTTTCTTGCCCGGGTTGTATAACGAATGGTTAGATCCGGAAACCAGCCAATTTGTGATGACGGTTGCTTTCGGTATTACTGATTCTAACTATGTGATGTCGCAGATCCATAATTCCAAAAAACGCATGCCTTCCATTTTAACGGAGGACCTGGCCTGGGAGTGGCTGATGGAAAAACCAAGTGAGGAACGACTTTTACAGATAACCCGGACACAGATACCTTCCAGGTTACTGGATTTTTGTACGGTTGACCGTAATTACCGAACCGCGCTGGAAGCTACGCCACTCGAGTACCCTGAGTTGTCAGCAATAGATACGCGATATGTTGATACCGAAGAATTACAATTCAATTATTGGCCGGCAGACCTGGAGCCAGTAGGGCAAGAACAAGAAGAAATGGTCGTTGTTGACGAAACTGTCAGAACTTATTATCCGCCCAGTATTAAACAGGGTGATCTTTTCAGTTAA
- the xseA gene encoding exodeoxyribonuclease VII large subunit, translated as MATGQAFTNGLKVLSLVNISYNPVYGLQLTLLDVDPNFTLGVLEKQRIDTLLRLVAENPQHVRLQDGFYVTFNQGLPLPKVIQRIAVISSNISAGLEDFQHTLDHNGFGYRFKADIYYSYVQGETNAQSIVDQFIAIYKSEITYDAVVLIRGGGSQTDLLIFEQYGIARAIARFPIPVLTGIGHQKNETIADLMGHTALKTPTKVAEYLVAHNRAFADGLLSLEKSILIKTQQLLARHHHLLSARKFEISMICETYLNHHKRRLQEKSQGIKRLGQSLLMAQQHRLRLLSSGITGRAQLVLYGHQRDLKQQRTEITQQARGYLEDQVTRLARYQSELELISPERLLSRGFALIKKGGKIIGRGDQLAQGNEIAIILADREIKATVDEIRNYDGEEFNL; from the coding sequence ATGGCGACCGGGCAAGCTTTTACAAATGGGCTGAAGGTGTTAAGCCTGGTAAACATCTCTTACAATCCGGTTTACGGCTTACAACTCACGTTGCTGGATGTGGATCCGAATTTCACTTTGGGCGTGTTGGAGAAGCAGCGAATAGACACGCTCCTTCGATTGGTCGCAGAAAACCCACAGCATGTACGGTTACAGGACGGCTTTTATGTGACTTTTAATCAGGGACTCCCTTTACCGAAGGTCATTCAGCGCATTGCGGTCATTTCCTCTAATATCTCTGCAGGCCTGGAAGATTTTCAGCATACTTTGGACCATAATGGCTTCGGGTACCGGTTTAAGGCAGATATTTATTATTCTTATGTCCAGGGGGAAACCAATGCACAATCCATCGTAGACCAGTTCATTGCCATCTATAAATCGGAAATCACCTACGATGCGGTCGTGCTCATCCGCGGCGGCGGTTCACAAACAGACCTGCTGATCTTCGAGCAATATGGTATTGCCCGGGCAATCGCCCGGTTCCCGATACCAGTCCTGACCGGTATCGGTCATCAGAAAAATGAGACGATCGCGGATTTGATGGGCCATACTGCACTCAAAACACCGACCAAGGTTGCTGAATATCTGGTGGCCCACAACAGGGCTTTTGCAGACGGGTTGCTTTCGCTGGAAAAGAGCATCCTGATTAAAACGCAGCAGTTACTGGCGCGGCACCACCACTTATTATCAGCCAGGAAGTTTGAGATCAGCATGATCTGTGAAACGTATTTAAACCACCACAAGCGGCGGCTTCAGGAAAAGAGCCAGGGCATCAAGCGGCTGGGTCAATCGCTGCTGATGGCTCAACAACACCGGCTTCGCCTGTTAAGCAGCGGGATAACCGGCCGCGCACAGCTGGTTTTGTATGGGCACCAACGGGATCTGAAGCAGCAACGCACAGAGATTACACAGCAGGCCAGAGGTTACCTGGAAGATCAGGTAACACGCCTGGCGCGTTACCAGTCGGAACTGGAACTGATATCCCCGGAACGCCTGCTCAGCAGAGGGTTTGCCTTGATCAAAAAAGGAGGAAAGATCATTGGCCGGGGTGATCAGTTAGCGCAGGGTAATGAAATAGCTATTATATTAGCCGATCGCGAAATTAAGGCGACAGTAGACGAAATCAGAAATTATGACGGAGAAGAGTTTAACCTATGA
- the xseB gene encoding exodeoxyribonuclease VII small subunit codes for MTEKSLTYDEAFQELDEIHSSLVNGEIPVDVLAEKLKRTAFLVNYCKDKLQSADRDVSAIIGEMEQDNGKTNTNL; via the coding sequence ATGACGGAGAAGAGTTTAACCTATGATGAGGCATTCCAGGAACTGGACGAAATTCATAGCTCGCTGGTGAACGGGGAAATTCCGGTAGATGTGCTGGCTGAAAAGCTGAAGCGTACGGCATTTCTGGTGAATTACTGCAAAGACAAGCTGCAAAGTGCCGACCGTGATGTCAGTGCGATCATTGGTGAAATGGAACAGGATAACGGAAAAACCAACACAAACTTATAA
- a CDS encoding DUF4099 domain-containing protein, translated as MNFEERELPMKDLETIGLAAAGQLLLNVDDLKALLSGGRTSLLQLRNLEAENIRIKSLDAKLSLQPDAGGKINLLIHPVYRKAVAPEFLSVNEAKQLQQKEVANLLVTVPDGIARQKELLVEYDAETREFIISDTEKILAPDMVNGEFLTPAQKEAFRKGREVQIPDHTIFDYTAIDPQGIRANKLALVASILIDGGLSYVLYKGLNALFNQKHDDQAEKLSAGYDNALGDMEARNLPLSRDTHPGNTMSR; from the coding sequence ATGAATTTTGAAGAACGGGAGCTCCCGATGAAGGATCTGGAAACCATTGGGCTGGCCGCAGCAGGCCAGCTCCTGTTAAATGTGGATGATCTGAAAGCACTGCTTTCAGGCGGGCGCACCAGCCTGTTACAGCTCCGTAACCTGGAGGCTGAAAATATCAGGATCAAATCGCTCGATGCCAAATTATCCCTGCAGCCGGATGCTGGGGGAAAGATCAATCTGCTGATCCATCCGGTATACCGCAAAGCGGTTGCCCCTGAATTCTTAAGTGTGAACGAGGCCAAACAGCTGCAACAGAAAGAGGTCGCTAACCTCCTGGTTACGGTACCCGACGGAATCGCCCGTCAAAAAGAACTGTTGGTAGAATACGACGCGGAAACCCGGGAATTTATCATCTCAGATACGGAAAAGATACTGGCCCCTGATATGGTCAACGGGGAATTCCTGACACCCGCTCAAAAGGAGGCGTTTCGTAAAGGCAGGGAAGTGCAGATCCCAGACCATACTATATTTGATTACACCGCTATTGATCCGCAGGGGATCAGGGCCAATAAGCTCGCGTTGGTCGCTTCGATCCTGATCGACGGCGGCCTGAGTTATGTCTTATACAAAGGATTAAATGCGCTCTTCAACCAGAAGCATGATGACCAAGCGGAGAAGTTAAGTGCCGGTTATGACAACGCCCTGGGGGATATGGAAGCGCGTAATTTGCCGCTTTCCCGGGATACACATCCCGGTAATACCATGTCCCGTTAA
- a CDS encoding zincin-like metallopeptidase domain-containing protein, which yields MEKTRNFKPFYAQVADHLISSLSAGTSPFQQPVKENGQPAFVKPINPTTGKGYSALNALALAMKGHEDPRWMTAEAARFAGYLVKKDSKGTMITFPKTSDIQAIRKPDGSKITDEAGVTQTKLVAYEKPEKGVAFLFNGTQIDKIPPLAEFLEKQAEGQTLSPIEKADKLIRESGAVIIDGGQEAYYDHKRDVIFMPEKDQFPSETAYYQVAIHQLAHWTGHESRQNRPMEGKFGSAEYAREEFRAATAAMLIGGELKLGHDFGPHKAYTSNWVRMLREEPYEIARVAKDAQRIANAILGAGRKREVAAAKDVTVNTALAKGDAIVHNNTTYTVLGKKGKMLDMEKADTGEKFKLKPTDALFGKLVEAKNNPVELRVTEEQEQDQGQEQTYSGLER from the coding sequence ATGGAAAAAACCAGAAATTTTAAACCGTTCTATGCCCAGGTGGCAGACCATCTCATCTCCTCCCTGAGCGCAGGGACCTCCCCATTTCAACAACCGGTGAAAGAAAACGGCCAGCCTGCTTTTGTAAAACCCATCAATCCTACCACCGGGAAAGGCTATAGCGCACTCAATGCCCTGGCACTGGCGATGAAAGGCCATGAAGATCCGCGCTGGATGACCGCAGAAGCGGCACGCTTCGCCGGTTACCTGGTCAAAAAGGATTCCAAAGGCACGATGATCACCTTTCCTAAAACCAGCGATATTCAGGCCATCCGCAAGCCGGACGGTTCCAAGATCACGGATGAAGCAGGAGTGACCCAAACCAAATTGGTAGCGTATGAAAAGCCTGAAAAAGGCGTTGCCTTTTTGTTCAATGGCACGCAGATCGATAAGATCCCGCCATTAGCGGAGTTTCTGGAAAAGCAAGCCGAAGGGCAAACGCTGTCACCCATAGAAAAAGCGGACAAATTGATCCGTGAGTCCGGGGCTGTGATTATTGATGGCGGACAGGAGGCTTACTATGATCATAAACGGGATGTCATTTTTATGCCGGAAAAAGACCAGTTCCCCAGCGAGACGGCTTATTACCAGGTCGCTATCCATCAACTGGCACACTGGACCGGGCATGAAAGCCGCCAGAACCGCCCCATGGAAGGTAAATTCGGTTCTGCTGAATATGCCAGAGAAGAATTCAGGGCCGCGACGGCAGCCATGCTCATTGGTGGGGAACTGAAACTGGGTCATGACTTTGGTCCGCATAAAGCATATACCAGCAACTGGGTCAGAATGCTCAGGGAAGAACCGTACGAGATTGCCAGGGTCGCTAAAGATGCGCAGCGTATAGCCAATGCTATTTTAGGTGCCGGTCGGAAGCGGGAAGTGGCAGCCGCTAAGGATGTTACGGTGAACACTGCCCTGGCCAAAGGGGATGCCATTGTCCACAACAATACGACCTATACCGTCTTGGGTAAAAAAGGTAAAATGCTGGACATGGAAAAAGCCGATACCGGCGAAAAATTTAAATTGAAGCCCACCGACGCGCTCTTTGGCAAACTGGTAGAAGCTAAAAATAACCCGGTAGAACTGCGGGTTACCGAAGAGCAGGAGCAGGATCAAGGGCAGGAACAAACCTATTCAGGACTAGAAAGATAA
- a CDS encoding M23 family metallopeptidase: protein MKLLIGLCLVCLPLKHLRLNSPFGYRTHPLSGVRRLHEGVDLYARRDTVYAMVDGLARTGYDHGLGLNVRLQHGSVSAVYGHLSRILVMPQDSVRAGEPIGITGATGHVTGEHLHLSIRYRDRYIDPIKLLYQILIRYGKNQKF from the coding sequence ATGAAATTACTGATCGGGTTATGCCTGGTCTGCCTTCCCTTAAAACACCTCCGGCTGAACTCACCGTTTGGCTACCGTACCCATCCGCTCAGCGGCGTACGCCGCTTGCACGAAGGTGTCGATCTGTATGCCCGCAGGGATACGGTCTACGCGATGGTGGATGGGTTGGCCCGTACCGGTTATGACCATGGCCTTGGTTTAAATGTCCGGTTACAGCATGGCTCCGTCAGCGCTGTATACGGGCACCTCAGCCGAATCCTGGTGATGCCGCAGGATTCCGTCAGGGCAGGAGAACCCATTGGAATTACCGGGGCGACGGGGCACGTGACCGGCGAACACCTTCATTTATCCATCCGTTACCGGGACCGTTACATCGATCCCATCAAATTACTTTATCAAATCCTTATTCGTTATGGAAAAAACCAGAAATTTTAA